One Vibrio penaeicida DNA segment encodes these proteins:
- a CDS encoding leucine-rich repeat domain-containing protein, protein MISKLLISIFIFYSFPLIAYEMTERKMILSYSSEAKSFVEIHDGYIGYSYVLEAGKRMNYLPESESIIDNSSVVRMFKRASFNGGKYINFYNYKKYKNHVVINENGHIIQLVLHILSNKQHSHRELMDFISSLKSLEYLSLEFNNSKIKELDLTTLKNLKQVRINKLSDGIISLPIESKLEVLDLYSEKEIKINNIKYQEYIKASSLVGAYMRLSDFEELNNLEVLDLFYSRDNTLDTEVIFNLSNLGKLESLYLPTEKNVKSIGLKGLVNLKKLSFGSDNDYSHTIIPENVEYVIAGGEINNSIPDFSKNNKLKKLILKNTSIKNLKGLSNLPKLEEIIIEHSKLETMDGLKNLPSLKKLTFYGGNLTEIGKMEGVENLEELVITRNKIKEVKNVNHLSSLTFLRLFNNQIDTLDFNEVKDLAYCGIGLLYNPIEKTMTKEDEEKLENLYEYGNINGKQ, encoded by the coding sequence TTGATTAGTAAGCTATTAATTTCAATATTTATTTTCTACTCATTTCCGTTGATCGCTTATGAAATGACAGAGCGAAAAATGATACTAAGCTACTCATCTGAGGCTAAGAGCTTTGTTGAAATACATGATGGATATATAGGGTATTCGTACGTTTTAGAAGCAGGAAAACGTATGAATTATTTACCTGAATCAGAATCTATAATTGATAATAGTTCTGTAGTTCGGATGTTTAAGAGAGCATCTTTTAATGGTGGTAAGTATATAAACTTTTATAATTATAAGAAATATAAAAATCATGTTGTAATTAATGAAAATGGACACATAATCCAACTAGTTCTTCATATATTATCTAATAAGCAACATAGTCATAGAGAATTAATGGATTTTATATCATCCCTTAAAAGCTTGGAATATTTGTCATTAGAGTTTAATAATAGTAAAATAAAAGAATTAGATCTAACTACATTAAAAAATCTGAAACAAGTAAGAATAAATAAATTAAGCGATGGAATTATAAGTCTACCAATAGAAAGCAAACTTGAAGTTTTAGATTTATATTCAGAAAAAGAAATAAAAATAAATAATATAAAATATCAGGAATATATTAAAGCATCCTCTTTAGTTGGTGCTTATATGAGGCTTTCTGATTTTGAAGAGCTTAATAACCTTGAAGTATTAGACTTGTTTTACTCTAGAGATAATACTTTGGATACAGAGGTGATATTTAATTTATCAAATCTTGGTAAATTGGAATCATTATACTTGCCGACTGAGAAAAACGTAAAGTCCATTGGGTTGAAAGGTCTAGTTAATCTTAAGAAACTAAGTTTTGGTTCAGATAATGACTACTCGCATACCATTATTCCAGAGAATGTAGAGTATGTAATTGCTGGTGGTGAAATAAACAATAGTATTCCAGACTTTTCTAAAAATAATAAGTTAAAGAAACTTATCCTGAAGAATACTTCCATAAAAAACTTAAAAGGACTTAGTAATCTTCCTAAATTGGAGGAGATAATTATTGAACATAGTAAACTTGAAACTATGGATGGACTCAAAAATCTTCCTTCTCTCAAAAAATTAACATTTTACGGTGGAAACCTAACTGAAATTGGAAAAATGGAAGGTGTGGAAAATTTGGAGGAGTTGGTAATTACACGAAATAAAATTAAAGAAGTGAAAAATGTTAACCATCTTTCATCTTTAACATTTCTCCGTTTATTTAATAATCAAATTGATACGTTGGATTTTAATGAAGTAAAAGATCTTGCTTATTGTGGAATTGGTCTCCTATATAACCCTATTGAAAAAACCATGACAAAAGAAGACGAGGAAAAATTAGAGAATTTATATGAATACGGCAATATTAACGGGAAACAATGA
- the add gene encoding adenosine deaminase: MITKNLPLTDIHRHLDGNVRSQTILDLGKKFGVALPAYDLEALRPHVQIVEAEPSLVAFLSKLDWGVAVLGDLDACRRIAYENVEDALNAQIDYAELRFSPYYMAMKHKLPIEGVVEAVIDGVQAGSRDYGVKTNLIGIMSRTFGQDACQQELDGLLAHKDKLVAIDLAGDELGQPGDRFINHFKQVQDAGLQVTIHAGEAAGAESMWQAIQELGAVRIGHGVKAIHDPKLMDYLAEHGIGIESCLTSNFQTSTVDSLANHPLKTFLEHGVKACINTDDPAVEGIEQPYEFEVAAPAAGLSQEQIRQAQINGLDIAFLSDAEKEALREMAKNR, translated from the coding sequence ATGATCACCAAAAACCTGCCTTTAACTGATATTCACCGCCACCTCGACGGTAACGTCCGTAGCCAGACGATTCTTGATCTTGGCAAAAAATTTGGCGTGGCACTTCCCGCATACGATTTGGAAGCGCTTCGTCCGCACGTACAAATTGTTGAAGCTGAGCCTTCACTCGTTGCATTTCTGTCCAAGTTAGACTGGGGTGTAGCCGTACTGGGTGACTTGGATGCATGCCGTCGTATTGCTTACGAAAACGTAGAAGACGCATTGAATGCTCAAATCGATTACGCTGAGCTTCGTTTCTCGCCTTACTACATGGCAATGAAACACAAACTGCCTATTGAAGGTGTAGTAGAAGCGGTTATTGATGGGGTACAAGCTGGTTCACGCGACTACGGTGTAAAAACCAACCTTATCGGAATTATGAGCCGTACGTTTGGCCAAGATGCTTGCCAACAAGAACTGGACGGTTTACTTGCACACAAAGACAAATTGGTTGCTATTGACCTAGCCGGTGATGAACTTGGTCAACCAGGTGATCGCTTTATTAACCACTTCAAGCAGGTTCAAGACGCAGGCTTACAAGTTACAATTCACGCAGGTGAAGCAGCAGGTGCAGAAAGTATGTGGCAAGCGATTCAAGAACTTGGCGCTGTCCGTATCGGGCACGGCGTGAAAGCGATTCACGATCCTAAGTTGATGGATTACCTTGCTGAACACGGTATTGGTATTGAATCTTGCCTAACGTCTAACTTCCAAACCAGCACGGTTGATTCACTGGCTAACCACCCGCTGAAAACCTTCCTAGAGCACGGCGTGAAAGCGTGTATTAATACCGATGACCCAGCAGTTGAAGGTATTGAGCAGCCTTATGAATTTGAAGTGGCAGCTCCAGCAGCAGGCTTGAGCCAAGAGCAAATTCGCCAAGCACAAATCAATGGCTTGGACATCGCATTCCTATCCGACGCTGAGAAAGAAGCGCTACGTGAAATGGCAAAAAATCGCTGA